The Macaca thibetana thibetana isolate TM-01 chromosome 9, ASM2454274v1, whole genome shotgun sequence region tctcctgcctcagcctcccgagtagctgggactacaggcgccgccaccacgcccggctaatttttgtgtgtgttttagtagagacagggtttcaccgtgttagtcaggatggtctcgatctcctgacctcgtgatccacccgcctcggcctcccaaagtactgggattacaggtgtgagccaccgtgcccggccattccTCGTGTTAATTTCACCATACTAAAATTAATTAAgattatatctatatctgtagGTTGCGTcctgttaatttttcaaaaaaaaaatcactgaaccTGAAATTATTTTGGGGACACTTCCAAGTTAGTGATTAAGCAGTGATTTTCTGTGACTGCAGAAGTTCCTGCTATGCCCAACCTTTATTACTAACTGGGAAAGACCCAGGCTGACTGGGATGGACTTGTTATTCTACATATAGAACATAtccaagaaaggaggaaaagctgATTTTTGTGAACGTCGCTGCTTGTGCCTGAATTAACCCTCAGGCACATTAGTCAAAAAATACTGCCTTTGGTTGCTCCCCCAGGTTCCTAAAAATAAAGCTATAGAGGCCACCAAATTGGCAATAGAAGCTGGGTTCCGCCATATTGATTCTGCTCATTTATACAATAATGAGGAGTACGTTGGACTGGCCATCCGAAGCAAGATTGCAGATGGCACTGTGAAGAGAGAAGACATATTCTACACTTCAAAGGTACTGTGCCTATGATGAGCTTGTGTGCACATGTATTTATTGTGATTGTGTGGAGGTGGCAATTCTATGACTGGATCCATAGTTGACGGTGAATTGtgcttatttatttcaatttattcacAATTATTCATGTAGTAAAACTAAAATCAAAAGCAGGAAATGAAGATGACTTTCTCATCTTTGCAGTGTTCCAATTCATGACTTCAAAGTGCCTTTCCTTTTTGAGTTCAGCACAGATCAGTATGGTTTAACATAGAATATAGAATCAGAAAGAATCCTAATCATATTATATTATTAGTTTCGTCCTGGGTGAGTTTCTTACATTTGTTACGATTCTCAGTTTCCATTATTGTGTTGATcatacagagagagaaagcaatatAAGCAAGCTCTGTGAGTATTAAATAATAATGCCTACATTGTCTCAAATTGTGTCCAGCCCAAGTTGACATATTAAAAACTGTGTTTGCTTCCTAAGCTTCTAAACCACAAAGATACTTAGTCTTGCCCATTGGGCTGAATAGATGAAATAATTACACTACTAACATGAGTTGTAAAACATACCAAAGATAATTCAGATAATGGGTATGCTTATGATTTGATAACAATTTTTACCCTTTGAGTAATTTCACTCTTTCATTCAATATATGTACTAACAATATATCCAACATATTACAAAGTTCATCGGGATATGGCAGAACAAAAGGCATcacaagaagagagagaattcGTTTGCCTGTGATCATTAGTTTTGAAGTAGTAGAAAATGTCTAAATATTAGGTGGAGCAAACTAGTAAAATTGGCTCACGTTTTCATTACACAACTTCCTTTCTCTCACCTCTGCAGCTTTGGTGCAATTCCCATCGACCAGAGTTCGTCCGACCAGCCTTGGAAAGGTCACTGAAAAATCTTCAATTAGACTATGTTGACCTTTATCTTATTCATTTTCCAGTGTCTCTAAAGGTGGGCAGCTTATGTGAtcaaatttatttcacttttgttgtcAGCATAAATATTGTTCTCATGGATATTTGAACTAAGCATTTTCCTAGATTGTTTTCATGGATATTTGAACTAAGCATTTTCTTAGGAGGACATAGGTATTATAACATGGAAGAAGAGCCCTAAACATAACTCCTAATTCCCTTTCTATTGAATACATTTTGAATCCATACTTCTGTGATGCATGTGTACAAGAAAAGAGAGTGCAGAATCCTCAAAGCCTCTGCCTCAAAAACTTGAGGAAGTGACAATCATCTCGTTGAAGGCACAAGGTCTTAGTTATGACTCCTGAGTTCACCTCTTGGGATGTTTACAGACACAGAGTTTCATGAAGTTGTGGTGTCCAGAAAAGCTGTTGCACATAGGGTGAACAATGAGTTTCCATCTTCTTGCCTCTTTTCAAGGGGCAAGAACTCAGTCCGGGTGTGTCTTAAACTACAAACCTTCATGGGAAACCTTGTTGcttctgcttcctcttttttcacactggagtttttatttttgcttagccATGAATTATTGTGTCAttcataacttttattttaaggttaCAGAAAACTACTCAGACTAGTTAATGCAAGGGTGTATTAGATATAAAAATGGGAAGTCAAAGCCATGGATACATTCAGAATTTGATAAAATCTCTAAAAATGTATCCTTTCTCCATCCTTATCTCTGCTTTATTacaaaaggcttttaaaatatttgttccaaCCTTTTTCATTGGTGGCATTTATGGCTTTGGAGCACTTTCAGGCTCATGGTCATTACCGTGAGCTCCTGTGCATTTCCCAACTTCCAAACTAGCCTTGAAAATGCCTCCATGGACCATGATTGGTTCATGGTCCTGTCCATGGAACATCACATGTTCAGGGAGATAAAGAACTCTGATAGTGGCATCTGGGTCAAAAGTACAATCCTTTATTCCTGGATATCAAGGTCTTTTGCAGTTGAAGAGAGGTATTGTCACAGAGAAAATTATAGGAGCAGAAGAAAGTAATGTAAGTCAATGATGACACTCCATTAGTAACCAGAAAGAtggtatttatttatacatataatagTTATAAGATATTAGAGGAAGTCTGTCTCCTGAAGACATTCCTTATACCTTCATATGTAGCACAGTTTGTACATATCACTCTCTGGAGCATTGCGTCACCTATCTCAAGGAGGATTAGTGTCCTTAAATGTACCTCAGAGCATGGCTATGTGTGGGGAAATTTATTTGTGACATCACTAAACTGACTGCTTCTACTTCAGCCAGGTGAGGAACTGATCCCAAAAGATGAAAATGGGAAATTACTATTTGACACAGTGGATCTCTGTGCTACGTGGGAGGTGAGTGCTTGGAGGAGAGCACAGATAAGAAAGATGAGATAGGAGATATCTGTTTCCTATCTTTCAAGTGCAAGAATGGAAAATGCACCATTGGATCAAAAACTTAGGAGTTTTACAAAGGTAGTTTTTGTAAGCagtaaggaagaagaaatgaCAGGCATACAAAAGAGAGAAGTGGAGGAGAATTGAGGGTAAGGAGGACTGGGATTTCTTTCCTTGCCTGTGCACTAATCTCTCCAGTTTCCTAAGAAGGAAGCAAATTCTTACTCTTACAATCACTATCTTCTTCcccaattttctgttttattttctcccttttaagAACCACGGCTACGTAGTTTGATTGTCACATCTAGACAGTTGTTTCTTTCACAGTTCTGTGTCACATTTATCTTGACCTTCAGTTGACTACACTAATGACACCTCACAATTCTTTTTCCCAGGCCATGGAGAAATGTAAAGATGCAGGATTGGCCAAGTCCATCGGGGTGTCCAACTTCAACCGCAGGCAGCTGGAAATGATCCTCAACAAGCCAGGGCTCAAGTACAAACCTGTCTGCAACCAGGTGAGcacccccagcctcctctctTTTCTGCTCTTCATGCCCCTCTTTCTGTCCTATTGCCAAGTATCCATTCATTTAGTCCCACTGATCTTTGTAAAAGAGAAGATTCTAGAGAGCAAAGCCTCTGTCTAGAAGGGCATAGAGGGCTCCTACTTGTACCCAGCTTAGAAAAGTCTTATGGAAAGGTGTTGCAACTTTGATGCTGAATTGTGAGTTATATTTAGGGGAAGTCAGTTCAATCAAGGAGGCCAAGGATTGTCAATTAGATTCAGGGAAAGGTGGACTTACCCCTAAGCTATGAAAGATGACCAGAGAGTGGATGGGTGAAGGTGATTTGGAGGAAATTGTG contains the following coding sequences:
- the LOC126963006 gene encoding aldo-keto reductase family 1 member C1 isoform X1; amino-acid sequence: MDSKHQCVKLNDGHFMPVLGFGTYAPAEVPKNKAIEATKLAIEAGFRHIDSAHLYNNEEYVGLAIRSKIADGTVKREDIFYTSKLWCNSHRPEFVRPALERSLKNLQLDYVDLYLIHFPVSLKPGEELIPKDENGKLLFDTVDLCATWEAMEKCKDAGLAKSIGVSNFNRRQLEMILNKPGLKYKPVCNQVECHPYLNQRKLLDFCKSKDIVLVAYSALGSHREKPWVDQNSPVLLEDPVLCALAKKHKRTAALIALRYQLQRGVVVLAKSYNEQRIRENMKVFEFQLTSEDMKAIDGLDRNIRYLTLDIFAGPPNYPFSDEY